The Deltaproteobacteria bacterium genome includes a window with the following:
- the hisF gene encoding imidazole glycerol phosphate synthase subunit HisF, producing the protein MLSKRIIPCLDVKDGRVVKGVNFVDLRDAGDPVEVAQRYDEEGADELTFLDITASHERRRIILDVVRRTAETVFMPLTVGGGVREIQDIRDLLNAGADKVSINTTAVNRPEFVKEAAERFGSQCIVVAIDAKRKVRSSESRVQNGEETRGERLEASPLSPQSAMSSWEVFIHGGRTPTGLDAIEWAQRMESYGAGEILLTSMDRDGTKAGYDIELTRAIADAVTIPVIASGGVGTLQHIYEGLTTGRADAALAASIFHYREYTVRECKEFLAKRAVNVRMA; encoded by the coding sequence ATGTTGAGTAAACGCATTATTCCGTGTCTCGATGTCAAAGATGGTCGGGTTGTCAAAGGCGTGAACTTCGTTGATCTGCGTGATGCGGGTGACCCGGTAGAAGTTGCCCAACGATATGACGAAGAAGGGGCGGACGAACTCACGTTTCTCGATATCACTGCTTCGCACGAACGGCGCAGGATCATTCTCGACGTCGTCCGTCGCACGGCAGAGACAGTCTTCATGCCTCTCACAGTTGGTGGTGGCGTGCGCGAGATTCAAGACATCCGTGATCTGCTCAACGCCGGAGCGGATAAAGTCTCGATCAATACCACAGCAGTAAACCGACCGGAGTTTGTCAAAGAAGCAGCGGAACGGTTTGGTTCACAATGCATCGTTGTGGCCATAGACGCGAAACGGAAAGTCCGGAGTTCGGAGTCCAGAGTCCAAAATGGAGAGGAGACGAGAGGCGAGAGACTTGAGGCTAGTCCCCTTTCCCCGCAATCCGCAATGTCTTCCTGGGAGGTATTCATCCACGGTGGTCGCACCCCAACCGGACTCGATGCCATTGAATGGGCGCAACGCATGGAATCGTATGGCGCGGGAGAAATCTTGCTCACCAGCATGGATCGCGACGGCACCAAAGCGGGATACGACATCGAACTCACGCGAGCGATTGCTGACGCTGTCACGATTCCAGTCATTGCCTCTGGTGGCGTTGGCACCTTACAGCATATTTACGAAGGGCTCACGACAGGCCGTGCTGATGCGGCGCTAGCTGCTTCAATCTTTCACTATCGTGAGTACACAGTTCGTGAGTGCAAAGAATTTTTGGCGAAACGTGCGGTAAATGTGAGAATGGCGTGA
- the hisH gene encoding imidazole glycerol phosphate synthase subunit HisH: MIAIIDYGMGNLRSVQKGFEKMGYAAEVTRDPRRIEAAPGVVLPGVGAFAACMNGLKECGLVDTVYRVVDQGTPLLGICVGMQILFSEGVEFGRVPGLDILKGQVIRFDPAKVGGGKIPHMGWNQLHIKQQTKHLEGIHEGAAVYFVHSYYPVPADPAIIATTTDYGDTEFTSSVCWRNVFASQFHPEKSQAIGLRILENFGRLVTGDSVSVRPQTPKTSDTGHRTPDSL, encoded by the coding sequence ATGATTGCAATCATTGATTACGGGATGGGAAACCTCCGCAGCGTCCAGAAAGGCTTCGAGAAAATGGGCTATGCCGCGGAAGTGACACGCGACCCGCGGCGCATCGAAGCCGCACCTGGCGTTGTCCTGCCTGGGGTCGGTGCCTTCGCTGCGTGTATGAACGGTCTTAAAGAGTGTGGCTTAGTCGATACCGTCTATCGGGTCGTGGACCAAGGAACTCCGCTTCTGGGTATTTGTGTCGGTATGCAGATTCTGTTCTCTGAAGGAGTGGAATTCGGTCGCGTGCCAGGCCTCGACATCTTGAAAGGCCAAGTCATTCGCTTTGATCCAGCCAAAGTAGGTGGCGGGAAAATCCCCCACATGGGCTGGAACCAGTTACATATCAAACAGCAGACCAAGCATCTCGAAGGCATTCACGAAGGAGCGGCGGTCTATTTTGTCCACTCATATTATCCCGTGCCAGCCGATCCTGCGATCATCGCCACAACCACGGATTATGGTGACACCGAGTTCACCTCCAGTGTCTGTTGGCGCAACGTGTTTGCCTCACAGTTTCATCCCGAGAAGAGCCAAGCTATTGGCCTCCGTATCCTGGAGAATTTCGGTCGACTTGTGACTGGAGACTCTGTCTCCGTACGGCCTCAGACTCCGAAGACTTCGGACACTGGACATCGGACGCCGGACTCTCTGTGA
- the hisA gene encoding 1-(5-phosphoribosyl)-5-[(5-phosphoribosylamino)methylideneamino]imidazole-4-carboxamide isomerase, with translation MLIIPAIDLKDGKCVRLYQGDMKQATIYSDDPVATAVRWQEEGAERLHVVDLDGAVSGAGVNTKVIRQICKTVSIPVQVGGGIRNLEAVERLFFLGVHRAILGTVAYSAPTVVETVCQRFPGKITVGIDARNGKVAVQGWTEITSLEATALATQCAGLGVSEIIYTDIGRDGTESGVNIDSTVALAQVVSIPVIASGGVASLRDIQRLAQYEGKGIKGVIVGKALYTGAVNLAEAIKVGKHLPH, from the coding sequence ATGCTCATCATTCCAGCCATTGATCTCAAGGATGGAAAATGTGTTCGCCTCTATCAAGGCGACATGAAACAGGCGACGATTTATTCGGACGACCCAGTGGCAACTGCCGTACGCTGGCAAGAAGAAGGAGCCGAACGCCTACATGTCGTCGACCTTGATGGGGCTGTCTCTGGCGCAGGAGTCAACACCAAAGTCATTCGGCAAATCTGTAAGACAGTCTCGATTCCCGTGCAAGTCGGTGGTGGCATCCGTAATCTTGAAGCGGTAGAGCGCTTGTTCTTTCTGGGAGTCCATCGTGCCATTCTCGGAACGGTTGCGTACAGTGCTCCGACAGTTGTGGAAACCGTCTGCCAGCGGTTTCCAGGGAAGATTACAGTTGGCATTGATGCGCGCAATGGCAAAGTCGCCGTCCAAGGTTGGACTGAGATTACCTCTCTAGAGGCAACGGCTCTGGCGACGCAGTGTGCGGGACTAGGGGTGAGCGAAATTATTTACACGGACATTGGCCGCGACGGCACCGAAAGTGGCGTCAACATTGACTCAACTGTAGCGCTCGCGCAGGTGGTATCGATCCCTGTTATCGCTTCGGGTGGAGTTGCGAGCCTCCGCGATATTCAACGGCTCGCGCAATATGAAGGGAAAGGCATTAAAGGCGTCATCGTCGGGAAGGCCTTGTACACTGGGGCGGTAAACCTCGCCGAAGCGATCAAGGTCGGAAAACATTTGCCGCATTAG
- a CDS encoding lipo-like protein translates to MSFSFHPWQALRRVITRQFTVLLTKPLKNYTPRLPNDLVELKRHIKKGDVLLVEGEQRVSEVIKYLTQSSWSHSALYIGDELVRRNHPQLGQLRASFGDEVNHLVIEALVETGVVVSPLSKYINFNVRVCRPHQLRKEHVQVILDDVISQLGHSYDMQNVFDLARYFLPVSLVPRRFRRKALHFGSGLPTQVICSSMLAAAFDKVGFPIIPQVVAQRMDEAAQRTWLHRLLFRATDPQSRLVFRRRHHTLITPRDFDLSPYFEVVKFNVIESRRFDYSQIVWDEREEAETKLPPVTASERLSEKVR, encoded by the coding sequence ATGAGCTTTTCGTTTCATCCCTGGCAAGCGCTTCGTCGCGTGATCACACGGCAATTCACGGTCCTCCTGACGAAGCCGCTGAAAAACTACACGCCCCGACTTCCCAACGACCTGGTCGAACTGAAACGACACATCAAGAAGGGCGATGTGCTGTTGGTCGAAGGCGAACAACGCGTGAGTGAGGTGATCAAGTATCTGACGCAAAGCTCGTGGTCCCACTCCGCGCTGTACATTGGCGATGAACTGGTCCGACGCAATCATCCTCAGCTCGGACAGTTGCGCGCAAGCTTCGGAGACGAGGTCAACCACCTGGTGATTGAAGCCTTGGTCGAAACCGGCGTGGTGGTTTCACCGCTGTCGAAGTACATCAATTTCAATGTGCGCGTATGTCGTCCGCACCAACTGCGCAAGGAACACGTCCAGGTCATTCTTGATGACGTGATCAGCCAGCTTGGTCATTCGTACGACATGCAGAATGTTTTTGACCTTGCTCGCTACTTCCTTCCTGTCAGCCTCGTTCCCCGTCGTTTTCGTCGCAAAGCTCTGCATTTTGGTAGTGGCCTCCCTACGCAAGTGATTTGCTCCAGTATGCTGGCAGCGGCATTTGATAAGGTCGGGTTTCCCATTATTCCGCAGGTCGTGGCACAACGCATGGACGAAGCCGCGCAACGTACATGGCTGCATCGCCTCCTTTTCCGCGCAACTGACCCCCAATCCCGCTTGGTATTTCGTCGACGCCACCACACCCTCATCACACCACGTGACTTCGACCTCTCTCCTTATTTTGAGGTAGTTAAGTTCAATGTCATCGAGTCACGACGGTTCGATTACAGTCAGATTGTCTGGGATGAACGAGAAGAAGCAGAGACCAAACTTCCTCCTGTCACAGCTTCGGAAAGACTGTCTGAGAAAGTCAGGTGA